A section of the Microcoleus sp. FACHB-68 genome encodes:
- a CDS encoding ATP-binding protein gives MPNLSGLLKQFRFTEIGPTSFRRILLSRILLLSVPVLLLGEYGTYRKARSGLLETARQNLSESAVRKGERIQDSIKALQAGLITASETTALQSGSLEVSKQFLEQLAQQLPTPIQCIQLTNVKTGAIEVSTCGVQPIGELPANMWPQRRDRLVPEASDVRVTALLPNVSQEALPANQTATMSGESKLSLLLSAPVYDQGTGELRYALRIQSALLEPEKDKPRSLSGYTVVIGQDGTILNHPNASRVGRNIQQEKDAERLRNMVGTALNGKTDFGHLFGFENKGVELLAGYTAIPSPITNDRNQKWIILAITRLDNALAGLEEIQHVLVTLILGLLAANLLATVYLSRDLARPLEKLGYYALTVEGRRSLDRVPHNFKIKEFNQLAESLDSMVERLTAWAEELETAWKEAKVANELKNEFLANTSHELRTPLNAIIGCIRLVRDDCCDDEEEEMEFLQRADDAAIHLLDIINDVLDIAKIEAGTLSVITEPVDLPKLLREVVDLQTSHIQQKGLQLNWHEHPETLIVEADTAKLKQVLLNVVGNAIKFTDTGSITLKTRIEPCQSTQSSPQAATAAPVCESRVIVAIQDTGIGIDPTQQHRLFQPFVMVDGKRTRKHGGTGLGLAISRNLVELMKGSITLHSSGIGQGTTVEIALPLIDMTPSPSPAATQKTEETQPHTEHADRPSPASEMPIANPNPS, from the coding sequence ATGCCTAATCTATCCGGTCTATTGAAACAATTTCGTTTTACTGAGATCGGTCCGACTTCCTTTCGCAGAATTCTGCTGTCGCGCATCTTACTTCTGAGCGTGCCGGTTCTACTGCTTGGGGAATATGGGACTTACCGAAAGGCACGCTCTGGCCTACTAGAAACTGCCCGCCAGAACCTTTCTGAAAGCGCTGTTAGAAAGGGAGAAAGAATTCAAGACTCCATCAAAGCATTACAAGCGGGACTGATCACAGCCAGTGAAACCACAGCCCTGCAATCAGGTTCGTTAGAGGTATCTAAACAATTTTTAGAGCAGCTGGCGCAACAATTGCCAACCCCGATCCAGTGCATTCAATTGACGAATGTAAAGACGGGCGCAATTGAAGTGAGTACCTGTGGAGTGCAACCGATTGGAGAGCTGCCGGCTAATATGTGGCCTCAGCGGCGTGATCGACTGGTTCCAGAAGCTTCAGATGTGCGAGTCACAGCGCTGCTGCCCAATGTCTCCCAAGAGGCATTGCCGGCGAACCAAACTGCCACAATGAGCGGTGAAAGCAAACTCAGTTTGCTGTTAAGTGCGCCGGTTTACGATCAGGGCACGGGGGAATTGCGCTACGCGCTGAGAATTCAGTCAGCACTGCTTGAGCCAGAGAAGGATAAACCAAGATCTTTATCTGGCTATACGGTGGTGATTGGCCAAGATGGAACGATTCTAAATCATCCGAATGCCAGCCGAGTGGGACGGAACATTCAGCAGGAGAAAGACGCCGAACGACTCAGAAATATGGTGGGTACGGCGCTCAACGGGAAAACAGATTTTGGCCACCTATTTGGGTTTGAAAACAAAGGTGTGGAATTGCTGGCCGGCTATACGGCGATTCCTAGCCCCATTACCAATGATCGCAATCAAAAGTGGATCATTTTAGCCATCACTCGTCTGGATAACGCCCTGGCCGGCTTAGAAGAAATTCAGCACGTTCTGGTGACGCTGATTTTGGGTTTGTTAGCGGCTAACCTGCTGGCAACCGTCTATCTATCTCGCGATCTGGCGCGTCCTTTAGAAAAACTTGGCTACTACGCCCTAACAGTAGAGGGCAGGCGCTCTTTAGATCGAGTTCCCCACAACTTCAAAATCAAGGAGTTCAATCAACTGGCAGAATCGCTCGACAGTATGGTAGAGCGGCTGACAGCGTGGGCGGAGGAGCTAGAAACGGCATGGAAGGAAGCAAAAGTCGCCAACGAACTGAAAAATGAGTTTTTGGCCAATACTTCCCACGAGCTGAGAACGCCGCTGAATGCGATTATTGGGTGCATCCGGCTGGTGCGCGATGACTGCTGTGATGATGAGGAAGAGGAAATGGAGTTCTTGCAGCGGGCGGATGACGCTGCAATTCATTTGCTTGACATTATCAATGACGTGCTTGATATTGCCAAAATTGAAGCCGGCACCTTGTCGGTGATCACTGAGCCGGTCGATCTCCCAAAATTACTCAGGGAAGTCGTAGATTTACAGACAAGCCACATTCAACAGAAAGGCTTGCAGTTAAATTGGCACGAGCATCCAGAAACGCTGATTGTCGAAGCGGATACCGCGAAGCTCAAGCAGGTGCTGCTCAATGTCGTAGGCAACGCGATTAAGTTTACCGATACCGGCAGCATTACCCTGAAGACTCGGATAGAGCCTTGCCAGTCAACTCAGTCAAGTCCCCAAGCAGCAACAGCGGCACCTGTATGCGAGTCTCGTGTGATTGTCGCGATCCAAGATACGGGAATTGGCATCGATCCCACCCAGCAGCACCGGCTGTTTCAACCGTTTGTGATGGTGGATGGCAAGCGAACTCGCAAGCATGGTGGCACAGGATTGGGGCTGGCCATCTCTCGGAACCTAGTTGAACTCATGAAAGGCTCCATTACCCTGCACAGTTCTGGGATAGGCCAAGGCACGACGGTTGAAATTGCTTTGCCGCTGATCGATATGACGCCGTCGCCCTCGCCGGCAGCAACTCAGAAAACGGAAGAAACCCAACCGCACACCGAGCACGCGGATCGACCCTCCCCCGCTTCCGAAATGCCGATCGCAAACCCCAATCCGTCCTAA
- a CDS encoding dihydrofolate reductase family protein gives MMQNNLTRPETIVVVAMSADGKIAEASRNQVLFGSPADKAHLENQMATADGVIFGAGTLRAGGSAMRVTHPELLKQRQEQGKPSQPVQIVCSRSANIDSNLKFFQQPIPRWLLTTAAGESRWREQPGFERILAIETSQQAIDLPAALQHLATLGLKRLAVLGGGELIASLLAVDLIDELWITVCPLILGGSTAPTPVDGNGFLTEQAPRLELLEVKPVGQEVFLHYRRQRDE, from the coding sequence ATGATGCAAAACAATTTAACGCGCCCTGAGACAATAGTAGTTGTTGCCATGAGTGCTGATGGCAAAATTGCGGAAGCCTCACGAAACCAAGTGCTGTTCGGTTCCCCAGCAGATAAAGCCCACCTGGAAAACCAAATGGCTACAGCCGATGGCGTGATATTTGGAGCCGGCACCCTGCGTGCCGGTGGCAGCGCCATGAGAGTCACCCACCCCGAACTCCTCAAACAGCGCCAGGAACAAGGCAAACCCAGCCAGCCGGTGCAGATAGTGTGTTCACGCTCAGCTAACATTGACTCCAACTTAAAATTTTTTCAGCAACCGATCCCCCGCTGGTTGCTTACTACCGCTGCGGGAGAAAGCCGGTGGCGAGAACAGCCAGGATTCGAGCGAATTTTGGCCATCGAGACATCCCAGCAAGCAATAGACTTACCCGCAGCCCTACAACATCTGGCCACTTTAGGGTTAAAGCGTCTTGCAGTTTTAGGAGGCGGCGAACTCATCGCTTCATTGCTAGCCGTTGATTTGATTGATGAATTGTGGATCACCGTTTGTCCGTTAATTTTAGGGGGATCGACAGCCCCAACCCCCGTAGACGGCAACGGATTTTTAACCGAACAAGCCCCTCGTCTGGAACTGTTAGAAGTTAAGCCGGTTGGACAGGAAGTATTTTTGCACTATCGCCGGCAGCGTGATGAGTGA